The Collimonas fungivorans Ter331 genome has a segment encoding these proteins:
- the dctP gene encoding TRAP transporter substrate-binding protein DctP, whose product MSLISRRMVLGALASTPFWSMSSVWAQSGALKISHQFPGGTISEGDFRDRLTRMFAAEVGKRSGLKFEIYPGSSLMKTNSQFSALRKGALDFSLVPLNYAGGEVPEVNIGLMPGLVTSYEQGAAWKNSEVGKELSRILLEKGVIIVSWIWQAGGVASRGKPIIDPSDAKGLKVRGGSREMDLILKEAGAAVVTLPSNEIYAAMQTGAMDAAMTSSTSLISFRLEEVSKSLTSGRDKAYWYMLEPLMISKATFDRLTKEQQVAVMAVGAEMEQFATNAARLDDSGVAAVYQKAGAKVVDLNAATVKKWQDIARNTAWKDYAARNDNCAKLLKLAEKLL is encoded by the coding sequence ATGTCTTTAATCAGCAGGAGGATGGTGCTGGGCGCACTCGCGAGCACACCGTTCTGGTCTATGTCGTCAGTGTGGGCGCAATCGGGCGCCTTGAAAATTTCCCACCAGTTCCCCGGCGGCACCATCAGCGAAGGCGACTTCCGCGACCGGCTGACCCGCATGTTCGCCGCTGAAGTCGGCAAGCGCAGCGGGCTTAAATTTGAAATCTATCCCGGTTCTTCGCTGATGAAGACCAATTCCCAGTTCTCTGCATTGCGTAAAGGCGCCCTGGATTTTTCCCTGGTGCCGCTCAATTACGCCGGCGGCGAAGTGCCGGAAGTGAACATCGGCCTGATGCCTGGCCTGGTGACTTCATATGAGCAGGGCGCAGCCTGGAAGAATTCGGAAGTCGGCAAGGAATTGTCGCGCATCCTGCTGGAAAAGGGCGTGATCATCGTCAGCTGGATCTGGCAGGCAGGCGGCGTGGCTTCGCGCGGCAAGCCGATCATCGATCCGTCCGACGCCAAGGGCCTGAAGGTGCGCGGCGGTTCGCGCGAGATGGACCTGATCCTGAAAGAAGCCGGCGCCGCCGTGGTGACCCTGCCTTCCAACGAAATCTATGCGGCGATGCAGACCGGCGCGATGGATGCCGCCATGACGTCGTCGACCTCGCTGATTTCCTTCCGCCTGGAAGAAGTCTCCAAGAGCCTGACCAGCGGCCGCGACAAGGCCTACTGGTACATGCTGGAGCCGCTGATGATTTCGAAGGCGACCTTCGATCGCCTGACCAAAGAGCAGCAGGTGGCGGTGATGGCGGTCGGCGCCGAGATGGAGCAGTTCGCCACCAACGCCGCCCGGCTGGACGATTCCGGCGTCGCCGCGGTGTACCAGAAGGCGGGCGCCAAGGTGGTCGACCTGAACGCCGCGACTGTCAAGAAGTGGCAGGACATCGCGCGCAACACGGCCTGGAAGGACTACGCTGCCAGGAACGACAACTGCGCCAAACTGCTGAAACTGGCTGAGAAACTGCTATGA
- a CDS encoding GntR family transcriptional regulator — MLTTKNRSESLRETIEEMIAVGEFRPGQHLDETDLAIKFGVSRTPVREALIQLASMGIVVTRPRRGTVVAEIGPRQLVEMFEVMAELEAMCGRLAARRMSGEEHASLLAAHQACMEARDAQDPDTYFYMNEAFHGAIYEGSHNAFLAAQAQSLQRRLRPYRRLQLRVRDRLKVSYQEHDGVVQAIIAGDSELAADLLRQHVTVQGQRFVDLIASLQQLTAMPEPQHIYN, encoded by the coding sequence ATGCTCACGACAAAAAATCGCTCGGAATCGCTGCGCGAAACCATCGAAGAGATGATCGCGGTTGGTGAGTTTCGTCCAGGCCAGCATCTTGATGAAACCGACCTGGCCATCAAGTTCGGGGTTTCCCGCACGCCCGTGCGGGAGGCATTGATCCAGCTGGCTTCGATGGGTATCGTGGTGACGCGGCCTCGGCGCGGCACCGTGGTTGCCGAAATCGGCCCGCGCCAGCTGGTGGAAATGTTTGAGGTGATGGCGGAACTGGAAGCCATGTGCGGCCGGCTAGCGGCGCGCCGGATGTCCGGCGAGGAACATGCCAGCCTGCTGGCGGCCCACCAGGCATGCATGGAAGCGCGCGATGCGCAGGATCCCGATACCTATTTCTACATGAACGAAGCGTTCCATGGCGCCATCTACGAAGGCAGCCATAACGCCTTCCTGGCGGCCCAGGCGCAGTCGCTGCAGCGCCGGCTGCGGCCTTACCGGCGGCTGCAGCTGAGGGTGCGCGACCGCCTGAAAGTGTCGTACCAGGAGCACGACGGCGTGGTGCAAGCCATCATCGCCGGCGACAGCGAACTAGCGGCCGACCTGCTGCGCCAGCACGTCACGGTGCAGGGGCAGCGTTTTGTCGACCTGATTGCTTCATTGCAGCAGCTGACTGCCATGCCGGAGCCGCAGCACATCTACAATTAA